From the genome of Arthrobacter sp. ERGS1:01:
GATGCCGGGCTGGAAGCGGAAGGGCTGGCGCAAGGCCGACGGCAAGCCCGTCCTCAACGTGGACCTGCTCAAGCAAATCGACGACGCCATTGTGGGCCGCACGTACAAGTTTGAATGGGTCAAGGGCCACGCCGGCCACCACCTCAACGAAGCCGCCGACGACCGCGCCCGCGACGCCGCCACCGCCTTCCAGGCCAAGCGCGCCCCCATCGAGGGCCCCGGCTTCCCGGGGGCCGGCAGTCCAAGCACGGCGGCTTCAAGCGCAGCGGCTCCAAGCACGGCGCCCGCTCAGGCAGCGCCCGCCGCTGCAGGGCCGAACGCCGGAGCCAAGCGTCCGCGTCCGGCCGCCGAGCCCGCCGAAGCCGAGCAGCTGGATTTGTTCTCGGCCTTCGCGGACGACGACGAAGCGGATCCCGCCTTTGCCTCCGAGGCTGATAGTGCCCTAGCCGTCATCGTGGCGCTGGAGCGTGAACTCATGGACCCCGAGGTGCGCGCCGATGAGGCAAAACTGGGTATGCTGCTGCACAAGGATTTCGCCGAGATTGGCGCCTCGGGGCGGCTCTGGGATCGCAAGGACATCATCGCCGAACTCGTCACGGCGGACGCCAACGAGGCCAGCCTTGAGGTCCTTGGCCTGGACAGCGTGGATGCCGACACCGCACTGCTGACCTATCGGAGCGTGGAAAGCCGCGGTAGCGTGTTGCGCAGCTCCCTGTGGCGCCGCGACAACGGCCGCTGGCAGGTTCGATTCCATCAGGGAACGCTCGAAGCCTAGAGACGGCGTGCGCGTCAGCGGGCGGTAAACATCCGGGTGTTGGCCTCCTCCGCCTGGGCGTACTGGGTTGCGGCGGTGGACAATGCCGCGTTGATGCTTTCCAGCGACGCCTCCACCCGCAACTGCGTGGCATGCCATTCGGCCAGCAGCGCCTGGAAGTTGCTGGACGCCGTGCCCGTCCACGTGGTTTGCAGATCCGCCAGGTTGCGTTTCATGGCGTCGACCTCCATGCGGATGCGGTCCACGGAGCCTCTGACGGCGGTGCTTTTCAGGGCGAGGTCGTCGCTGTTGACATTGAACTGGGCCATGGCTTTGGCTCCCTTGCTGCCGGGTTGGATGTCCGTGAAGGGACACTTCCCACAGTAGGGGCGTCGCGGACGGCCGGCGGTGCCGCGGCCGCGAATGTGGACCCGTCAGGCGCGGGGGTCGCCTGTGGAGGAGTCGAGGCGCGACGTTGCCGAGCGCGGGGCTTGCGTGGGCAGCGGGGGCACCACCGTCTCGCCGGGCATCGCATCCTCGCCACCGGCGTCGTCCGGTTCCTGGAAGGGAAGCTCAATGACCATGGTGGCGCCGCCGCCGGGTGTCTGTTCGAGCCGGACGGTGCCGTCGTGGGAGGCCACAATGGCGGAGACGATGGCAAGGCCCAGCCCGCTGCCGCCGGTGTTGCGGTCGCGGGAGGAATCGGCCCGGTAGAACCGCTCAAAGATGCGCGGGGCCTCCTCCTCGGAGATGCCCGGTCCGTGGTCGCGAATCTTGATGACGGAGCTCTTGCCCCCGTCTCCGGTGCGCGTGCCCACCATGATCTCCACGGGTGTG
Proteins encoded in this window:
- a CDS encoding ribonuclease HI family protein; this translates as MTIVAAADGSALGNPGPAGWAWYVDDSCWRAGGWPHGTNNMGELMAVLDLFKSTAHVPAEPLHILCDSQYVINCITKWMPGWKRKGWRKADGKPVLNVDLLKQIDDAIVGRTYKFEWVKGHAGHHLNEAADDRARDAATAFQAKRAPIEGPGFPGAGSPSTAASSAAAPSTAPAQAAPAAAGPNAGAKRPRPAAEPAEAEQLDLFSAFADDDEADPAFASEADSALAVIVALERELMDPEVRADEAKLGMLLHKDFAEIGASGRLWDRKDIIAELVTADANEASLEVLGLDSVDADTALLTYRSVESRGSVLRSSLWRRDNGRWQVRFHQGTLEA
- a CDS encoding WXG100 family type VII secretion target, whose amino-acid sequence is MAQFNVNSDDLALKSTAVRGSVDRIRMEVDAMKRNLADLQTTWTGTASSNFQALLAEWHATQLRVEASLESINAALSTAATQYAQAEEANTRMFTAR